AGGATATAAAAACTCTTGGCGAAGAAACAGCAGTTAATAACGTACATAATTGTGAGAATGATGACAAACAACGTAGCGACGTAAGCCAGTCTGTAACAAAAGATAGTGAAAACACAGAAATAGTAGTTAGTAACATACACAATTCTGAGAATGATGACAAACAACGCAACGCCGTAAGCCAGTCTGCAGCAAAAGATGGTGACAACACGGAAATAGCAGTTAATAATGTACACAATTCTGAAAATGATGACAAACAACGCAATGACTTAAACCAGTCTGCAGCAAAAGATGGTCAAAACACAGAAAGAACCAAAAGGCGTAGACGTCGAAGGAGAAGGACGAATAAGCCGACTTCTGTTGACTCTAATACAGATGAAGTACCCAATGAGACAGGTAAAAGTATCACAATAGTTGGTCAAGAGGCTGAAGATAGAAAAATAAGTGGATGTaataacaaaaaggaaaatgaaacttcagtTAAAAGAATCGATCCATTGGAGAAAGGCAAACAGAAAAATATCCCAAATCAGAAGATCAGCATTCAAGATCAGCATGATCAAGAACATCTAGTGAAGACAAATCCTCGTAAAGATTTAGAAAGCTTTCTGGGAAAATATCGAAACTATCCTGAAAAGGTAAGTAACCCTTACAGAGGCAGAGGTGGTACAAATAGTGACAGCAAAGGGAGGGGGTACATACGCGGCATAAACAGAGGTAGAGATCAAGCCTTTCGCCCTAACAGAAATAGAGACAGCGAGTATGATGAGGTTAGAGGCAAGGGACGTTCGGACTTTAACAGAGGTAGAGGAATATCTGACTCTGACAGAGGAAGGCCCGGCTTTAGCAGAGGTAGAGGGACGTCTCATTTTAACGGAGGTAGAGGAAGGAATAATTTTAACCAAGTCCGGGGAAGGTCAGAGTTTAGCAGAAGCAGCGAAAGAAAAGAAT
This genomic interval from Artemia franciscana unplaced genomic scaffold, ASM3288406v1 Scaffold_4458, whole genome shotgun sequence contains the following:
- the LOC136043313 gene encoding uncharacterized protein DDB_G0283697-like, with protein sequence MEFEGTSILKEAKGDATDVCRELPDTTGVQSVTEQDIKTLGEETAVNNVHNCENDDKQRSDVSQSVTKDSENTEIVVSNIHNSENDDKQRNAVSQSAAKDGDNTEIAVNNVHNSENDDKQRNDLNQSAAKDGQNTERTKRRRRRRRRTNKPTSVDSNTDEVPNETGKSITIVGQEAEDRKISGCNNKKENETSVKRIDPLEKGKQKNIPNQKISIQDQHDQEHLVKTNPRKDLESFLGKYRNYPEKVSNPYRGRGGTNSDSKGRGYIRGINRGRDQAFRPNRNRDSEYDEVRGKGRSDFNRGRGISDSDRGRPGFSRGRGTSHFNGGRGRNNFNQVRGRSEFSRSSERKEFNSGSGRPYLNRGRGTGSSYEPYKGIASYAKIHAEFKGDSYDTKVNSFADRGRTNGEFNRGRANSYSSNVGSENERVRDSYNRRGSHTADVRDSFVRGRGTGDFSRGRGRQIFQRGRESSYNRIEEQ